A region of Paenibacillus sp. 37 DNA encodes the following proteins:
- a CDS encoding permease — protein MKMAANLKLLSFLVPCAFLVPVLITMAPDLKEAWNSEALQNMKTVFIGIFLEAAPFLLMGVLLSSLMQWFVSEEMVRKLTPKNPIGGVLVAGLLGIIFPICECGMIPVVRRLMHKGMPAYIAVTFILSGPVVNPIVFTATLLAFPSHPEITIARMGLAFAVAASIGMLVYVFVRRNPLRLPKVAVTEVKTHPGFKMAQPHAHAHANAHDHNHVKNWRSFFIHAGDEFVDMSKYLVIGALITACIQTFISRSDLISLGNGPIASYVFMMGFAYVLSLCSTSDAFVASAFSHTFALGPLVSFLVLGPMLDFKSTLMLLSTFRTRFVIGLSLAIITLVFAGSWLINLLV, from the coding sequence GTGTTGATCACAATGGCTCCAGACTTGAAGGAAGCATGGAACAGTGAAGCTTTGCAAAATATGAAAACCGTATTCATAGGTATCTTTCTTGAAGCCGCACCATTTCTGCTCATGGGTGTGTTATTGTCCTCGCTCATGCAATGGTTTGTATCCGAAGAAATGGTCCGCAAACTCACGCCCAAGAATCCGATCGGCGGTGTGCTGGTCGCAGGGTTGCTCGGTATTATTTTTCCCATTTGTGAATGTGGCATGATCCCGGTAGTGAGAAGGTTGATGCACAAAGGCATGCCAGCCTATATTGCAGTGACGTTCATTCTGAGTGGTCCCGTAGTCAATCCCATCGTATTTACCGCAACCTTGCTCGCCTTTCCCTCCCATCCTGAGATTACCATTGCCCGCATGGGACTGGCCTTTGCCGTAGCAGCTTCCATAGGCATGCTTGTGTATGTGTTTGTTCGTCGAAATCCCCTTCGGTTGCCAAAAGTCGCAGTGACAGAGGTCAAGACACATCCTGGATTTAAAATGGCTCAACCTCATGCTCATGCACACGCAAATGCTCATGACCACAACCATGTGAAAAACTGGCGCAGCTTCTTCATTCATGCCGGAGATGAATTCGTCGATATGAGCAAATATCTGGTGATCGGTGCCCTGATTACAGCCTGCATCCAGACATTCATTAGCCGCAGCGATCTCATCTCACTTGGCAATGGCCCTATTGCCTCCTATGTGTTCATGATGGGATTTGCATATGTATTGTCTCTCTGCTCCACGTCTGATGCGTTTGTGGCTTCTGCGTTCTCACATACGTTTGCACTTGGGCCGCTGGTATCCTTCCTTGTGCTTGGTCCAATGCTGGATTTCAAAAGCACCCTGATGCTGCTCTCGACCTTCCGTACCCGGTTTGTTATTGGTCTAAGTCTAGCCATTATCACGCTCGTCTTCGCCGGCTCGTGGTTGATTAATCTGCTGGTCTAA
- a CDS encoding TIGR03943 family putative permease subunit: MNHTIYTVTKPPVPRSHVIQWHNLIRAVWIGGLAVYIIHLNSSDSLHYYLAPTMQKLLLCCPVPLMFIAVIMAWHGLFSSNEVHCDCEHPPPSGFLRSSMVYGLIAIPLLLGFLLPDRALGSSMASQKGMSLTYAPPEIRRKEPIPETAKLNVQDLAQQKQQQTAVTSTSATNVQFVPPDEYSREFAELAEKLYAEQVIRVYPEIFSETLGTIDMFQRQFAGKDISLTGFVYRDKSMDHESHFALGRFLVMCCPADAAPFGVMIHIPEANSFPTDSWVQIDGSIGSAQVNGKDTIEIRATKVTPVAEPSTPYIYTNADSVMAYEKIKSQ, translated from the coding sequence ATGAACCACACGATCTATACGGTGACCAAACCTCCTGTTCCAAGGTCACACGTCATCCAATGGCATAACCTGATCCGTGCGGTCTGGATCGGCGGTCTTGCGGTATACATTATTCATTTGAATTCAAGTGACTCGCTTCATTATTATTTGGCTCCTACCATGCAAAAACTGCTATTATGCTGCCCTGTTCCCTTAATGTTTATTGCCGTTATCATGGCATGGCATGGACTGTTCAGTAGTAACGAAGTTCATTGCGACTGCGAACATCCACCACCTTCCGGATTCCTACGCAGCTCAATGGTATATGGTCTGATAGCCATACCCTTGTTGCTGGGGTTTCTGTTACCTGATCGGGCTCTCGGCAGCTCTATGGCCAGTCAGAAAGGGATGTCTCTCACCTATGCACCTCCCGAGATTCGTCGAAAAGAGCCTATACCTGAAACAGCAAAATTAAATGTACAAGATCTTGCACAGCAAAAACAGCAACAAACCGCTGTTACATCTACATCGGCCACCAATGTGCAATTTGTACCGCCGGATGAGTATAGCCGCGAATTCGCAGAACTGGCTGAGAAGTTGTATGCAGAACAGGTCATTCGAGTCTATCCTGAAATTTTCTCTGAAACACTCGGTACGATCGACATGTTCCAGCGACAATTTGCAGGCAAAGATATCTCGTTAACCGGGTTCGTTTATCGAGATAAAAGCATGGATCATGAATCACATTTTGCACTGGGACGATTTCTCGTCATGTGCTGCCCCGCGGATGCAGCTCCCTTCGGCGTGATGATTCACATCCCAGAAGCGAATAGCTTCCCTACAGATAGCTGGGTGCAAATCGATGGTAGCATCGGCTCTGCCCAGGTGAACGGTAAGGATACAATTGAGATTCGGGCAACAAAGGTGACACCTGTGGCTGAGCCATCCACGCCTTATATTTATACCAACGCGGACTCGGTGATGGCGTATGAGAAAATAAAGAGCCAGTAG
- a CDS encoding pyrimidine-nucleoside phosphorylase, which produces MRMVDIIAKKRDGKELTTAEIDFVVQGYTQGEIPDYQVSAWAMAVFFKDMTDKERADLTMSMVNSGETIDLSAIEGIKVDKHSTGGVGDTTTLVLAPLVAALDVPVAKMSGRGLGHTGGTTDKLESVAGFHVELEKEEFIRLVNEHKVAVIGQSGNLTPADKKLYALRDVTATVNSIPLIASSIMSKKIAAGADAIVLDVKTGAGAFMKTTEDAKELAHAMVSIGNNVGRKTMAVISDMSQPLGLAIGNALEVKEAILTLQGKGPKDLEELCLALGRQMVFLAGKADSLEHAEEKLKEVIQNGKALEKFKDFLANQGGDASVVDHPDRLPQAQYLVEVPADKDGYVAGIVADEIGTAAMLLGAGRATKESEIDLAVGLMLNKKVGDPVKAGESLVTIHANREDVADVIAKIKENITIADHADAPVLVHDIVTE; this is translated from the coding sequence ATGAGAATGGTTGACATTATTGCCAAGAAACGCGACGGAAAAGAACTGACAACAGCTGAGATTGATTTTGTTGTTCAAGGATACACACAAGGAGAAATCCCCGACTATCAAGTCAGCGCATGGGCGATGGCGGTATTCTTTAAAGATATGACAGACAAGGAACGTGCCGATCTTACTATGTCGATGGTGAATTCCGGTGAAACGATTGACCTGTCCGCTATCGAAGGTATCAAAGTAGACAAGCACTCCACAGGCGGTGTGGGCGATACAACAACACTGGTACTCGCTCCGCTTGTTGCTGCGCTGGATGTTCCTGTTGCCAAAATGTCCGGACGTGGACTTGGTCACACGGGTGGTACAACAGACAAACTGGAATCCGTTGCTGGCTTCCACGTAGAGCTTGAAAAAGAAGAGTTCATTCGACTCGTCAACGAACATAAGGTTGCGGTTATCGGACAAAGTGGTAACCTTACGCCTGCAGACAAAAAGCTCTATGCACTGCGTGACGTAACAGCTACCGTTAACTCCATTCCACTGATCGCCAGCTCCATCATGAGTAAGAAAATTGCAGCAGGTGCTGATGCAATCGTATTGGATGTTAAAACGGGTGCTGGTGCATTCATGAAAACAACGGAAGATGCTAAAGAATTGGCACATGCCATGGTAAGCATCGGTAACAATGTTGGCCGTAAAACGATGGCTGTTATCTCCGATATGTCCCAACCACTGGGTCTGGCGATTGGTAACGCGCTTGAAGTGAAAGAAGCCATCCTCACACTGCAAGGTAAAGGTCCAAAAGATTTGGAAGAACTGTGTCTGGCACTTGGACGTCAGATGGTATTCCTTGCTGGCAAGGCAGATTCCTTGGAGCATGCTGAGGAGAAATTGAAAGAAGTGATCCAGAACGGTAAAGCACTGGAGAAATTCAAAGATTTCTTGGCAAACCAAGGCGGAGACGCTTCGGTTGTGGATCATCCAGATCGTTTGCCACAAGCACAATATCTGGTTGAAGTCCCAGCAGACAAAGACGGCTATGTTGCCGGAATCGTAGCTGACGAGATCGGAACTGCAGCAATGCTGCTCGGCGCAGGCCGTGCAACAAAAGAGTCTGAGATCGATCTCGCGGTTGGTCTGATGCTGAACAAAAAAGTCGGAGACCCAGTCAAAGCGGGCGAGTCCCTCGTAACGATCCATGCCAATCGTGAAGACGTAGCAGATGTCATCGCGAAGATCAAAGAAAACATTACAATTGCAGATCATGCCGATGCTCCTGTATTGGTTCATGATATCGTAACGGAATAA
- the deoD gene encoding purine-nucleoside phosphorylase, protein MSTHIGAKPGDIAETILLPGDPLRAKYIADTYLEDVVCYNEVRGMLGYTGTYQGHRISVQGSGMGIPSFAIYANELISEYGVKNLIRVGTCGGMQEHVRVRDVILAQAACTDSSMNKHVFGGYDFSPIATFSLLKEAYDRATAKGMKIHVGNVFSSDSFYRDDRSITEKLMKHGVLGVEMETTALYTIAAKFGVNALTILTVSDHLLTGEETSAEERQKTFNDMMIVALDTAITL, encoded by the coding sequence ATGAGTACACATATTGGAGCAAAACCCGGAGATATCGCAGAAACAATCCTATTGCCAGGAGATCCTCTGCGTGCGAAATATATTGCAGATACGTACCTTGAAGATGTTGTATGTTACAACGAGGTTCGTGGAATGCTCGGTTACACAGGTACATATCAAGGCCACCGGATTTCGGTGCAAGGTTCAGGGATGGGCATTCCGTCTTTTGCAATCTATGCTAACGAATTGATTAGCGAATATGGCGTGAAAAACCTGATTCGTGTAGGGACTTGTGGCGGTATGCAGGAGCATGTACGTGTACGTGACGTCATCCTTGCACAAGCAGCATGTACCGATTCCAGCATGAACAAACATGTATTTGGTGGATATGACTTCTCCCCAATCGCTACGTTTTCTCTGCTGAAAGAAGCATATGACCGTGCAACAGCTAAAGGCATGAAGATTCATGTCGGTAACGTGTTCAGTTCCGATTCTTTCTACCGCGATGATCGTTCCATCACTGAGAAATTGATGAAGCACGGCGTACTCGGCGTAGAGATGGAAACAACAGCACTGTACACCATCGCTGCCAAGTTTGGTGTTAACGCACTGACCATCCTGACGGTAAGTGACCACTTGCTGACAGGGGAAGAAACATCTGCCGAAGAGCGTCAAAAAACGTTCAACGACATGATGATCGTTGCTTTGGACACAGCAATCACACTGTAA
- the deoB gene encoding phosphopentomutase: MSTFKRVHLIVMDSVGIGEAPDAAEFDDFDVDTFGHIARERGGLKMPHMASLGLSNIKEIEGVPVADTPKAYYTKMQEASRGKDTMTGHWELMGLYIDTPFRVFENGFPDELIQRIEEKTGRKVIGNKPASGTEILDELGAEHVETGALIVYTSADSVLQIAAHEDVVPLKELYEICEFCREITLEDPYMLGRIIARPFVGENGDWKRTANRHDYALKPFGRTVMNELQDGGFDVIALGKIADIYDGEGVTKAVRTVSNMDGMDKLSQTMDEEFTGLSFLNLVDFDALYGHRRDPQGYAQALEDYDARLPEIFAKMTNDDLLLITADHGNDPTYRGTDHTREYVPLLAYSPRFSEGKQLDLRSTFADLGATVAENFGVKMPEYGTSFLKDLK; the protein is encoded by the coding sequence ATGTCAACTTTTAAAAGAGTACATCTGATTGTTATGGATTCTGTAGGGATCGGCGAAGCGCCGGATGCAGCAGAATTTGATGATTTTGATGTAGATACCTTCGGTCACATTGCACGTGAACGCGGAGGTCTGAAAATGCCTCACATGGCCAGTCTCGGACTGTCCAACATCAAAGAAATTGAGGGTGTCCCTGTAGCGGATACACCTAAAGCGTATTACACCAAGATGCAGGAAGCATCTAGAGGCAAAGACACCATGACAGGTCACTGGGAGCTGATGGGTCTTTACATTGATACACCTTTCCGTGTGTTCGAGAATGGTTTCCCCGATGAGTTGATTCAGCGCATTGAAGAGAAAACGGGCCGGAAGGTCATTGGTAACAAACCGGCCAGCGGCACGGAAATTCTGGATGAGCTGGGTGCGGAGCATGTTGAAACTGGCGCGCTCATCGTATATACATCCGCGGATTCGGTTCTGCAAATTGCAGCACATGAGGATGTTGTACCATTGAAAGAACTGTATGAGATCTGTGAGTTCTGCCGTGAAATTACACTTGAAGATCCGTACATGCTCGGCCGCATTATTGCACGTCCATTCGTAGGTGAGAACGGTGACTGGAAACGTACTGCGAATCGTCATGACTATGCACTTAAACCTTTTGGTCGTACGGTTATGAATGAACTGCAAGATGGCGGATTTGATGTGATTGCCCTAGGTAAAATCGCGGACATCTACGATGGTGAAGGTGTGACCAAAGCTGTTCGTACCGTCTCTAACATGGACGGCATGGACAAGTTGTCCCAAACGATGGATGAAGAGTTCACTGGACTCAGCTTCCTGAACCTGGTTGATTTCGATGCCCTGTACGGTCACCGTCGTGATCCGCAAGGTTATGCTCAGGCGCTTGAAGACTATGATGCAAGGCTGCCAGAGATTTTTGCCAAAATGACCAACGATGACCTGCTGCTGATTACAGCTGACCATGGTAACGATCCAACTTACCGTGGTACAGACCATACACGTGAATATGTACCGCTGCTTGCCTACTCTCCGCGCTTCAGCGAGGGCAAACAGCTTGATCTGCGCAGCACATTTGCTGACCTTGGCGCAACTGTAGCCGAGAACTTTGGAGTGAAAATGCCGGAATACGGCACCAGCTTCCTTAAAGATTTGAAATAG